One stretch of Burkholderia oklahomensis C6786 DNA includes these proteins:
- a CDS encoding inorganic phosphate transporter yields MHHPLSAATSGELGRTRHLGIALLVALVASGAAYVFVHLLADLAPVGERAAFPYLLLGVALAIALGFEFVNGFHDTANAVATVIYTHSLTPNVAVIWSGIWNFLGVMASTGAVAFGILQLLPVELILQVGHGAGFAMVFALLIAAIAWNLATWYFGLPSSSSHTLIGSIIGVGLANQLMHGPSGTSGVDWAQAAGVGKSLLLSPIVGFLCAGLLLAALKAFVRVPALYREARKNEPPPFWVRCVLILTCTGVSFAHGSNDGQKGMGLIMLILIGTVPTAYALNKAVTPGETRTFIAVAHQASAALARDAGDAPPSPTPRADVEAYVQSRQLSRATLPAVRQLSDSLAAEVGATGSIAKVPEGQADNVRNTMYLVSEALRLMETTGQPAFSPQDRRALDDYRVQLDHATKFIPTWVKVAVAIALGLGTMVGWRRIVVTVGEKIGKQHLTYGQGASAEVVAMLTIGAADAYGLPVSTTHVLSSGVAGTMAANGSGLQWGTVRSLVLAWVLTLPASIVLAGALYWGFHALL; encoded by the coding sequence ATGCACCACCCCCTATCCGCCGCGACGAGCGGAGAGCTCGGCCGCACCCGGCATCTGGGCATCGCACTCCTCGTCGCGCTCGTCGCGAGCGGCGCCGCCTACGTGTTCGTCCATCTGCTCGCCGATCTCGCGCCCGTCGGCGAGCGCGCCGCGTTCCCCTATCTGCTGCTCGGCGTCGCGCTCGCGATCGCGCTCGGCTTCGAGTTCGTCAACGGCTTCCACGACACAGCGAACGCCGTCGCGACCGTCATCTACACGCATTCGCTCACGCCGAACGTCGCGGTCATCTGGTCGGGCATCTGGAATTTTCTCGGCGTGATGGCGTCGACGGGCGCGGTCGCGTTCGGCATCCTGCAGTTGCTGCCCGTCGAGCTGATCCTGCAGGTCGGCCACGGCGCGGGCTTCGCGATGGTGTTCGCGCTGCTGATCGCGGCGATCGCATGGAATCTCGCGACCTGGTACTTCGGGCTGCCGTCGTCGAGCTCGCATACGCTGATCGGCTCGATCATCGGCGTCGGGCTCGCGAACCAATTGATGCACGGGCCGTCGGGCACGAGCGGCGTCGATTGGGCGCAGGCGGCGGGCGTCGGCAAGTCGCTGCTGCTCTCTCCGATCGTCGGTTTCCTGTGCGCGGGCCTCCTGCTCGCCGCGCTGAAGGCGTTCGTGCGCGTGCCGGCGCTCTATCGCGAGGCGCGGAAGAACGAGCCGCCGCCGTTCTGGGTTCGCTGCGTGCTGATCCTGACCTGCACCGGCGTGTCGTTCGCGCACGGCTCGAACGACGGCCAGAAAGGCATGGGGCTCATCATGCTGATTCTGATCGGCACGGTGCCGACCGCGTACGCGCTCAACAAGGCCGTCACGCCCGGCGAGACGCGGACGTTCATCGCCGTCGCGCACCAGGCGTCCGCGGCGCTCGCGCGCGATGCGGGCGACGCGCCGCCGTCGCCGACCCCCCGCGCCGACGTCGAAGCGTACGTGCAGTCGCGCCAACTGAGCCGCGCGACGCTGCCCGCGGTCCGGCAACTGTCGGACTCGCTCGCGGCCGAGGTCGGCGCGACCGGCTCGATCGCGAAAGTCCCCGAAGGCCAGGCGGACAACGTGCGCAATACGATGTATCTCGTGTCCGAGGCGCTGCGCCTGATGGAGACAACCGGACAGCCGGCGTTCTCGCCGCAGGACCGCCGCGCGCTCGACGACTATCGCGTGCAGCTCGATCACGCGACGAAGTTCATTCCGACCTGGGTGAAGGTCGCGGTCGCGATCGCGCTCGGTCTCGGCACGATGGTCGGCTGGCGACGCATCGTCGTGACCGTCGGCGAGAAGATCGGCAAGCAGCATCTGACCTACGGGCAAGGCGCGTCGGCGGAAGTCGTCGCGATGCTGACGATCGGCGCGGCGGATGCGTACGGATTGCCCGTGTCGACGACGCACGTGCTGTCGTCGGGCGTCGCGGGCACGATGGCCGCGAACGGCTCGGGACTGCAATGGGGCACCGTGCGCAGTCTCGTCCTCGCTTGGGTGCTGACGCTGCCCGCATCGATCGTGCTCGCGGGCGCGCTCTACTGGGGCTTCCACGCGCTGCTCTGA
- a CDS encoding 2OG-Fe(II) oxygenase, which translates to MNTTFEPSAAAARTHDETPAFASREAALAQRIDALAWQSIEQDLDRDGRAIVRGLLARRTCEALAALYARDDLFRSRVTMARHGFGRGEYKYFGYPLPRVIHALRTALYPHLAPIANRWNTLMRIDARFPVEHARFIERCHAAGQLRPTPLLLRYREGDYNCLHQDLYGEHVFPLQAAILLSEPDVDFAGGEFVITEQRPRMQSRVDVVPLAQGDAVIFAVHHRPVQGARGAYRVNLRHGVSRLHAGQRHTLGIIFHDAL; encoded by the coding sequence ATGAATACGACGTTCGAACCATCCGCGGCGGCCGCTCGGACGCACGACGAAACGCCGGCCTTCGCGTCGCGCGAAGCGGCGCTTGCGCAGCGGATCGACGCGCTCGCGTGGCAGTCGATCGAACAGGATCTCGACCGCGACGGCCGCGCGATCGTTCGCGGGCTGCTCGCGCGCCGCACGTGCGAAGCGCTCGCCGCGCTCTATGCGCGCGACGACTTGTTCCGCAGCCGTGTGACGATGGCGCGCCACGGTTTCGGCCGCGGCGAATACAAGTATTTCGGTTACCCGCTGCCGCGCGTGATACACGCGCTGCGCACTGCGCTCTACCCGCATCTCGCGCCGATCGCGAACCGCTGGAACACGCTGATGCGCATCGATGCACGCTTCCCCGTCGAGCACGCCCGGTTCATCGAGCGCTGCCATGCCGCGGGTCAGCTGCGTCCGACGCCGTTGCTGCTGCGTTACCGCGAAGGCGATTACAACTGCCTGCATCAGGATCTGTACGGCGAGCACGTATTTCCGCTGCAGGCGGCGATCCTGCTGTCCGAGCCGGACGTCGATTTCGCGGGTGGCGAGTTCGTCATCACCGAACAACGGCCGCGCATGCAGTCACGCGTGGACGTCGTGCCGCTCGCGCAAGGCGATGCGGTGATCTTCGCCGTGCATCATCGCCCCGTGCAAGGCGCGCGCGGCGCATATCGGGTGAATCTGCGGCATGGCGTGAGCCGCTTGCATGCCGGGCAGCGACACACGCTCGGGATCATCTTTCACGACGCACTGTGA